In the genome of archaeon BMS3Bbin15, the window ACAAGAGAGATAAATATCGAAAAGGTATGGGAGAACGTAATTGATGAGCTGGAGCCTATAATTAGGAAGAAAAAAATCAAAGTTAAACTTGAAAGCGAAAAATGTATAATAACTGGAAGCATGATAATTAAAGAGGTTTTTGTAAACCTCCTATCAAATGCCCTGAAATATTCTGGACCAGATACAAATATTGAAGTAATTACTAAAGAAAACCATAGAAACTGTTACATAGAAGTGAGAGATGAAGGCTCAGGAATAGAAGACAAATACAAAGAATCCATATTTGAGAGGTTTACAAGAGGAGATAAACAGGGTGTAAGGGGAAGTGGTCTGGGCCTGGCTATTGTAAAGTCTATTGTTGAGATGCATCAGGGTAAAGTCTGGGTTGAAGACAACATACCCCGGGGGAGTATTTTTAAAGTTATCCTGCCTAAGAATGAACATGCTAAAGAATCTAAGAGCAGCCCTCGGATTTCTCAGCATAATTCCAGTAGGAATGGATAGAGTCGAAAACGTAGCCCGAGCTTCCTGGACTTTTCCTGTTGTGGGTG includes:
- the bphP gene encoding bacteriophytochrome, producing the protein MLDKVSLKKYKELEENSNMKELLFDILSHDLLNPAGIAMNFVELLNEKELDGESREFTRIIGRNIDKIIELINDIKTFSKCLSMKNLDTREINIEKVWENVIDELEPIIRKKKIKVKLESEKCIITGSMIIKEVFVNLLSNALKYSGPDTNIEVITKENHRNCYIEVRDEGSGIEDKYKESIFERFTRGDKQGVRGSGLGLAIVKSIVEMHQGKVWVEDNIPRGSIFKVILPKNEHAKESKSSPRISQHNSSRNG